Proteins from a single region of Alloscardovia omnicolens:
- the menA gene encoding 1,4-dihydroxy-2-naphthoate octaprenyltransferase, giving the protein MRDTFRMILSGSRPRTWALSLCPVLIAALSAFHDVHAFEKTKRIPSWAYFMQHDGRLILLSAVVAVSLQVCANFANDYLDGVRGIDKARSADAPARLNSQASGIRIARCAAIVSATIGACAGIAAVLVSKQYWLIAVGIICIGAAWSYSSFFSARGWGETLAFIFFGPVLVWSISWLLTAQIGKFSIAAGIQCGCMSALVMLINNMRDAQSDEQSGKRTVVVRWGLDRAFSGACAVMGVVWIIEMMYALTLYHMFGYDLIGDLGILYAFSVAAFLSMSFRSMRCLRAAIRRPQFYRNAFALMNELMLLLTVNYVVLYVVVNAL; this is encoded by the coding sequence GTGCGCGACACATTTCGCATGATTCTTTCTGGATCTCGACCGCGCACTTGGGCTCTTTCTTTATGCCCAGTCCTTATTGCTGCTTTGAGTGCTTTTCACGATGTTCATGCTTTTGAAAAAACGAAACGGATTCCATCGTGGGCATATTTTATGCAGCACGATGGTCGCCTCATTCTACTGAGCGCTGTGGTAGCAGTGAGCTTACAAGTATGCGCAAACTTTGCGAATGATTATCTCGATGGGGTGCGTGGAATTGATAAAGCTCGCTCAGCCGATGCTCCCGCCCGGCTCAATTCTCAAGCATCGGGAATTCGTATAGCTCGTTGTGCAGCAATCGTCAGCGCAACGATAGGTGCCTGTGCAGGCATAGCGGCCGTGCTTGTCAGCAAGCAGTACTGGCTGATTGCAGTTGGCATAATCTGCATAGGTGCAGCATGGTCATATTCTAGTTTTTTCAGCGCTCGCGGTTGGGGTGAAACGCTCGCCTTCATATTTTTTGGTCCGGTGTTAGTGTGGTCTATCAGTTGGCTACTGACCGCTCAGATTGGCAAGTTTAGCATTGCTGCGGGTATTCAGTGCGGTTGTATGAGTGCTCTGGTCATGTTGATTAACAATATGCGCGATGCGCAAAGTGATGAGCAGTCAGGTAAACGAACTGTGGTTGTGCGATGGGGGCTTGACCGCGCTTTTAGTGGTGCTTGTGCTGTTATGGGCGTGGTGTGGATCATTGAAATGATGTATGCGTTGACGCTTTACCATATGTTTGGTTACGATTTAATAGGGGATCTAGGAATACTGTATGCCTTCAGCGTGGCGGCATTTCTATCTATGAGCTTTCGTTCCATGCGATGCTTACGCGCCGCTATACGTCGTCCTCAATTTTATCGCAATGCTTTTGCTCTGATGAATGAGCTGATGCTTCTCTTAACTGTGAACTATGTTGTTTTGTATGTAGTCGTGAACGCGCTCTAA
- a CDS encoding DEAD/DEAH box helicase, with product MKFEELGLSSRLLQAISDMGFEEASPIQEAAIPVVMSGKDMIGQSQTGTGKTASFGIPVLEKVDAGNHATQVLVLSPTRELAIQSAEELHRLSKYMHGVRILPVYGGADMSRQIRGLKDGVQIIIGTPGRVMDHLRRGTMSTESIHTIVLDEADEMLNMGFREDIETILDQMPQDNRQVILFSATMPPAIMEIATTYQKDAQLVKVAQTELTVPHIDQYYYDVRRKDKTDVLTRLLDFYSPKLSLVFCNTKAMVDSLAEELQARGYAAEGLHGDMKQSVRDRVMKKFRMGTTEILIATDVAARGIDVDDVEAVFNYDIPREVEYYVHRIGRTGRAGRAGRAFSFVRGKEVYKLRDIQKYCKTKIISQHIPTIADVHAMKTEKIMDDIARIIDEDNLHEMINVIDNQVNTADYTAMDIAAAFLKLALEESGDTLGKSDGKDPLAEEVMPWQERTSRSDRKGKHKDKKERRAYKEHKNRKDRKLHLVSEEVEEGMVRFKISLGKKHGIRPNDIVRIISSEAHIPGKVIGAIGLKDNVSYVELPSDMSGTVLKSLKKAKFKDKKLGLELAFKKK from the coding sequence ATGAAATTTGAAGAATTAGGTTTAAGCTCTAGGCTTCTTCAGGCCATTAGTGATATGGGCTTTGAAGAAGCGTCACCTATTCAAGAAGCTGCCATTCCTGTGGTGATGAGTGGCAAAGATATGATTGGTCAATCTCAAACCGGTACAGGTAAAACTGCATCTTTTGGTATTCCTGTGCTCGAAAAAGTTGATGCTGGCAATCATGCTACTCAAGTACTTGTGCTGTCTCCTACGCGTGAACTCGCTATTCAATCTGCTGAAGAGCTGCATCGTCTCTCGAAATATATGCATGGTGTGCGCATTCTACCGGTGTATGGTGGTGCGGATATGTCGCGTCAAATTCGAGGACTAAAAGACGGCGTGCAGATTATTATTGGTACTCCAGGGCGTGTTATGGATCATTTGCGTCGCGGCACTATGAGTACTGAAAGCATTCATACCATCGTTTTAGATGAAGCCGATGAAATGCTTAATATGGGCTTTAGAGAAGATATTGAAACTATTCTCGATCAGATGCCACAAGATAATCGTCAGGTTATTCTTTTCTCGGCAACTATGCCTCCTGCCATTATGGAGATTGCCACTACGTATCAAAAGGATGCACAGCTGGTTAAAGTAGCACAAACGGAGCTTACTGTGCCTCACATTGATCAGTATTATTACGATGTGCGTCGTAAAGATAAAACCGATGTGCTCACACGCCTACTTGATTTTTATTCACCAAAATTATCTTTAGTTTTCTGCAATACGAAAGCAATGGTGGACTCGTTAGCTGAGGAGCTGCAAGCGCGAGGTTATGCAGCTGAAGGCTTGCATGGCGATATGAAGCAGTCGGTTCGCGATCGTGTTATGAAAAAATTCCGTATGGGCACCACAGAAATTCTGATTGCTACGGACGTAGCTGCTCGTGGGATTGACGTGGACGATGTGGAAGCAGTGTTTAACTACGATATTCCACGCGAAGTGGAATATTATGTTCATCGTATTGGACGCACCGGGCGTGCAGGACGCGCTGGTCGGGCGTTCAGTTTTGTGCGCGGTAAAGAAGTGTATAAGTTGCGCGATATTCAAAAATATTGCAAAACGAAGATTATTTCTCAGCATATTCCAACAATTGCAGATGTTCATGCCATGAAAACTGAAAAGATTATGGATGATATTGCACGCATTATTGATGAGGACAATCTGCATGAAATGATTAATGTCATCGATAACCAGGTGAATACTGCTGATTACACAGCTATGGATATTGCAGCTGCCTTTTTGAAGCTTGCCTTGGAAGAATCAGGGGATACCTTGGGCAAATCTGATGGTAAAGATCCTCTGGCTGAAGAAGTGATGCCTTGGCAGGAGCGTACTTCTCGCTCGGATCGTAAGGGCAAGCACAAAGATAAAAAAGAACGTCGTGCCTATAAAGAGCATAAGAACCGTAAAGACCGTAAACTCCATCTTGTATCAGAAGAAGTGGAGGAAGGTATGGTACGTTTCAAAATAAGTTTGGGTAAGAAACATGGTATTCGTCCAAATGACATAGTGCGCATTATTTCTAGCGAAGCACATATTCCAGGCAAGGTTATTGGTGCTATTGGTTTGAAAGATAATGTCAGCTATGTGGAACTGCCATCTGATATGTCAGGCACCGTACTTAAATCTTTGAAGAAAGCAAAATTTAAAGATAAAAAGCTTGGTTTAGAGCTTGCTTTTAAGAAAAAGTAG
- the lysS gene encoding lysine--tRNA ligase — MVQDETIAQRIAEDASLDEAIDPSNAQFGPHAHPEQVQMRVAKRALMLKNGLNPYPAELPITHTIEQIRTQYDGKLEAGDETEDVVAIAGRVIFLRNGGGLCFVQLAAGDGTPIQGMLSKKEVGADSLKEFKQLVDLGDHLFIKGRVIASKTGELSIFASEWKIASKSLRPLPALHKELNDEQRTRKPYLGMIVDDKMRKMVRNRASVVASLRRNFDQRGYMEAETPMLQAIRGGAAARPFTTHINAFDMDLFLRIAPELFLKRMLVGGIDRVFEINRAFRNEGADATHAPEFTTLEAYEAYGTYDTMAELTQSLVQQAAIDTFGSTVVTLADGTEYDLGGQWRQLDIYESLSEKLGEEITPETTVETLGAFADKLGVEREDVENHGKLVENLWEHFYTEDPHQLWEPTFVRDFPVETSPLTKSHRSKPGQVEKWDLYVRGFELGTAYSELNDPVVQRERFVAQAKMALAGDDEAMDIDEDFIEALGVGMPPAGGMGMGIDRLLIAMTGATVRETITFPLVKPLNN; from the coding sequence ATGGTGCAAGACGAGACCATCGCTCAGCGCATTGCTGAGGACGCTTCATTAGATGAAGCGATCGACCCGTCCAACGCTCAATTTGGTCCTCATGCTCATCCTGAGCAGGTGCAGATGCGTGTAGCAAAGCGTGCGCTCATGCTCAAGAATGGTCTGAACCCATATCCAGCTGAGCTGCCTATTACACATACTATTGAACAGATACGCACACAGTATGACGGAAAACTCGAAGCTGGCGACGAAACTGAGGATGTTGTTGCGATTGCTGGTCGAGTGATTTTCTTGCGTAACGGCGGCGGATTATGCTTCGTGCAGTTGGCTGCTGGCGATGGTACCCCAATTCAAGGTATGCTCTCCAAGAAGGAAGTAGGAGCTGACAGCTTGAAGGAATTCAAGCAGCTTGTTGATTTGGGCGACCACCTCTTTATTAAGGGACGTGTGATTGCGTCCAAGACAGGCGAGCTCTCCATTTTTGCTAGCGAGTGGAAGATTGCTAGCAAATCTTTGCGTCCACTTCCTGCTTTGCACAAGGAATTGAATGATGAACAGCGCACACGTAAGCCATATTTGGGTATGATCGTGGACGACAAGATGCGAAAGATGGTGCGCAATCGTGCATCGGTTGTGGCTTCTTTGCGTCGTAATTTCGATCAGCGTGGCTATATGGAAGCTGAAACTCCAATGCTTCAAGCTATTCGTGGTGGTGCGGCAGCTCGACCATTTACCACGCATATCAATGCTTTTGATATGGATTTGTTCTTGCGTATTGCTCCAGAACTCTTCCTCAAGCGTATGCTCGTGGGCGGTATCGATCGCGTGTTTGAAATCAACCGCGCTTTCCGCAATGAAGGTGCAGACGCAACACACGCTCCAGAATTTACCACTTTGGAAGCCTACGAAGCCTACGGAACATACGATACCATGGCTGAATTAACGCAGTCCCTGGTTCAGCAGGCAGCTATCGATACCTTTGGATCTACTGTGGTAACTCTTGCCGATGGCACAGAATATGACTTGGGTGGTCAGTGGCGTCAGCTTGATATCTACGAGTCTTTGTCAGAAAAGTTAGGCGAAGAAATTACTCCTGAAACAACGGTGGAAACTCTCGGCGCTTTCGCAGATAAGTTGGGTGTGGAGCGTGAAGACGTGGAGAATCACGGAAAGCTCGTAGAAAACTTGTGGGAGCACTTCTACACCGAAGATCCTCACCAGTTATGGGAGCCAACTTTCGTGCGTGATTTCCCAGTAGAAACTTCTCCGTTGACTAAGTCTCATCGTTCTAAGCCTGGACAGGTGGAGAAGTGGGATTTGTATGTGCGCGGTTTTGAATTGGGTACTGCATACTCTGAGCTGAACGATCCAGTGGTTCAGCGCGAACGCTTCGTAGCACAGGCTAAGATGGCTTTGGCTGGTGACGATGAAGCTATGGATATTGATGAAGACTTTATTGAAGCTCTCGGAGTGGGTATGCCTCCTGCTGGTGGCATGGGTATGGGTATTGATCGCTTGCTCATTGCTATGACCGGCGCTACAGTGCGTGAAACTATTACTTTCCCGCTCGTTAAGCCGCTCAATAATTAA
- the phoU gene encoding phosphate signaling complex protein PhoU: protein MRAIFNEELQHVATDVTTMAAAVHQAVSHAGEALFNSNIEMAQDVIDGDKKIDALEASINNQCVILLAKQSPVATDLRVVVSTMSIASLLERIGDLARHIAETARSTYPDSPLAPQVKDIFVKMQAFAQSTTQTLADLMDSHDEIVAQKLIMSDDEMDSLFESVYAIARSDEWNATVEQTIDTVLLSRYYERIGDHSVSVGRRLTYMVSGFDPTKDPQHFIGVDTDGD, encoded by the coding sequence ATGCGCGCAATTTTCAATGAAGAGCTGCAGCACGTCGCCACAGATGTCACTACTATGGCAGCTGCCGTTCATCAAGCAGTAAGCCATGCTGGAGAAGCCTTATTTAACAGCAATATTGAGATGGCTCAAGACGTGATTGATGGCGATAAAAAGATTGATGCTTTAGAGGCATCAATTAACAATCAGTGCGTTATTTTGCTTGCTAAGCAAAGCCCTGTGGCAACAGATTTACGTGTTGTGGTATCGACTATGAGCATTGCTTCTCTTCTTGAACGCATAGGAGATTTAGCACGCCATATTGCTGAAACTGCTCGTAGCACCTATCCTGACTCACCTTTGGCCCCTCAAGTCAAAGATATTTTCGTCAAAATGCAGGCTTTTGCTCAAAGCACGACACAAACTTTGGCTGATCTCATGGATAGCCACGATGAGATTGTTGCTCAAAAGCTGATTATGAGCGATGACGAAATGGACAGCCTGTTTGAATCCGTCTACGCCATTGCCCGCTCCGATGAGTGGAACGCTACAGTAGAGCAGACAATTGATACCGTGCTTTTGAGTCGTTATTATGAGCGCATTGGCGATCACTCGGTATCTGTGGGACGTCGCTTAACATATATGGTCTCCGGCTTTGACCCAACTAAGGATCCGCAGCACTTTATTGGCGTGGATACCGACGGCGATTAA
- a CDS encoding phosphoglyceromutase, translated as MTYKLVLLRHGQSAWNKTNQFTGWVDVPLTEQGVEEAKRGGELLKEKNVLPDIVFTSLLRRAINTANIALDSADRLWIPVERNWRLNERHYGALQGKNKSEIRQEYGDEKFMIWRRSYATPPPEIDPSDEYSQSGDPRYAGAEVPETEALANVVTRVTPYWEETIKPQLAAGKTVLIAAHGNSLRAIVKMLDGLSEEEIAQVNIPTAIPLLYELDENFKPIKPRGEYLDPEAAAAGAAAVANQGK; from the coding sequence ATGACTTACAAGTTAGTATTGCTCCGTCACGGACAGAGCGCATGGAATAAAACAAATCAGTTCACCGGTTGGGTTGATGTACCTCTGACCGAACAGGGCGTGGAAGAAGCAAAGCGAGGAGGCGAGCTTCTCAAGGAGAAGAACGTTCTTCCAGACATCGTTTTCACTTCTCTTCTTCGTCGTGCTATTAACACCGCTAATATTGCTTTGGATTCTGCAGATCGTTTGTGGATTCCAGTAGAGCGTAACTGGCGTTTGAATGAACGTCACTATGGTGCTTTGCAGGGTAAGAACAAGTCTGAAATTCGTCAGGAATATGGCGATGAAAAGTTCATGATTTGGCGTCGTTCTTATGCAACTCCACCACCAGAGATCGATCCAAGCGATGAGTATTCTCAGAGCGGTGATCCACGTTACGCAGGTGCAGAAGTTCCAGAAACTGAAGCATTGGCAAACGTAGTAACTCGCGTAACCCCTTACTGGGAAGAAACTATTAAGCCACAGCTTGCAGCTGGTAAGACCGTTCTTATTGCAGCTCATGGTAATTCTTTGCGTGCAATCGTAAAGATGCTTGATGGCTTGAGCGAAGAAGAGATTGCACAGGTTAATATTCCAACTGCAATTCCACTGCTCTATGAATTGGATGAGAACTTCAAGCCAATCAAGCCACGTGGTGAATACCTTGATCCAGAAGCAGCAGCAGCAGGTGCAGCAGCTGTAGCAAACCAGGGTAAGTAA
- a CDS encoding tetratricopeptide repeat protein encodes MAQQEYRPGFSLAGAVDLSSLKHKAEAAMGEQGGAPAPGGYVIDVNGASFEAMINSSSTFPIIVLVWMQNDERFFDIAKKLGAIVTAMNGQLQLARIDGASNPQIVQALRVQGVPALYGLVGGRPIPLMQGMPTETELQQLEETLFPQIVAMAAQSGVTGSAPFLSDEQEADQQRADDAQGQDIVPPEHENAHNLALAGQYEQAAAAYAVLVERDPHDSLAARERAKCLLLARNGKSDVRVLRDEAAQHPDDVQAQLNVADIDMIGGHIEDAFNRLLDFIPTHREDMPVVRERLVEYFAIPDAADPRVKTARQKLMTVMY; translated from the coding sequence ATGGCACAACAAGAATATCGACCAGGTTTTTCTCTGGCAGGAGCAGTCGACTTATCTTCTCTCAAGCATAAGGCTGAGGCAGCCATGGGGGAGCAAGGTGGCGCTCCTGCTCCGGGCGGCTATGTTATCGATGTGAATGGAGCCAGTTTTGAAGCGATGATTAACTCTTCTTCCACTTTCCCGATTATTGTGCTCGTGTGGATGCAAAATGATGAACGTTTCTTCGATATAGCGAAAAAATTGGGCGCGATTGTTACAGCAATGAATGGTCAGCTGCAGTTGGCTCGTATTGATGGTGCATCTAATCCTCAGATTGTGCAGGCTTTGCGCGTGCAAGGAGTGCCAGCTTTGTATGGCTTAGTGGGTGGACGTCCTATTCCTCTGATGCAGGGCATGCCAACGGAAACTGAGCTACAGCAGTTAGAAGAAACTCTGTTCCCTCAGATTGTTGCTATGGCGGCTCAGTCAGGGGTAACCGGTTCCGCACCTTTCCTCAGCGATGAACAGGAAGCAGATCAGCAACGTGCCGATGATGCGCAAGGTCAGGATATTGTTCCTCCAGAGCATGAAAATGCACATAATCTTGCTCTTGCGGGGCAGTATGAGCAGGCTGCAGCTGCTTATGCTGTGCTGGTTGAGCGTGATCCTCACGATAGTTTGGCTGCCCGCGAGCGTGCAAAATGCTTACTTTTAGCACGTAATGGTAAATCTGATGTGCGCGTATTGCGTGATGAAGCTGCCCAACATCCTGATGATGTTCAAGCTCAACTCAATGTGGCTGATATTGATATGATTGGCGGGCATATTGAGGACGCTTTTAATCGCTTACTTGATTTTATTCCGACACATCGTGAGGATATGCCAGTTGTGCGTGAACGACTTGTGGAATATTTTGCTATTCCTGATGCTGCAGATCCGCGCGTCAAAACAGCACGTCAAAAATTGATGACTGTTATGTACTAA